In Streptomyces durocortorensis, a genomic segment contains:
- a CDS encoding GOLPH3/VPS74 family protein: MTTAKDLFIIAMDPAPEHTVGQGDLSLALAGAELLDLIGAGAVTVDDDRIVPGGASAPDDRLLGEAAGLITPQPPYERIEDWLWRRGRDLSATYQDALEADGELTQRRSGRLPFGPKHVELVDTPGRRRAVGRREEGEPVLAALASVVGLDGGPPDDELRLDDETVTTVVAAVHDAVMELEAVRQRRTIENTAFANVWRGP; the protein is encoded by the coding sequence ATGACCACGGCGAAAGACCTGTTCATCATCGCGATGGACCCGGCGCCGGAACACACCGTGGGGCAGGGCGACCTGTCGCTCGCACTCGCGGGAGCCGAGCTGCTCGATCTCATCGGTGCGGGAGCCGTCACCGTGGACGACGACCGCATCGTGCCGGGCGGGGCGTCCGCGCCGGACGATCGGCTGCTCGGCGAGGCCGCGGGGCTGATCACCCCGCAACCCCCCTACGAGCGGATCGAGGACTGGCTGTGGCGCCGCGGCCGGGACCTGTCGGCCACCTACCAGGACGCCCTGGAGGCGGACGGCGAGCTGACGCAGCGGAGGAGCGGCCGGCTGCCCTTCGGCCCGAAGCACGTGGAGCTGGTGGATACGCCCGGCCGCCGCCGGGCCGTCGGCCGCCGGGAGGAGGGGGAACCCGTCCTGGCCGCCCTCGCGTCGGTCGTGGGCCTCGACGGCGGACCGCCCGACGACGAACTCCGCCTCGACGACGAGACGGTGACCACCGTGGTCGCCGCCGTTCACGACGCGGTGATGGAGCTGGAGGCCGTACGTCAGCGGCGGACCATCGAGAACACGGCCTTCGCCAATGTCTGGCGCGGCCCCTGA
- a CDS encoding LysR family substrate-binding domain-containing protein, with protein sequence MTGSDIPSSFRLAYVPGVTPTKWVRVWRERLPGTPLELVQATAAEAPELLADGGADAGLVRLPVDRNVLSAIPLYTETTVVVIPKDHVATAAEELSLDELADEIVLHPLDDVLGWETLPGRPAIERPATTADAIELVAAGVGVLLVPQSLARLHHRKDLTYRPVLEAPESRIALSWPEAEITPDLVEEFIGIVRGRTVNSTRGRAATPPQQTAKAKAKDKARDRAKATGKAKGGGPGGARHKSASGRKPQAGGRAGGQSGKRGKPRGR encoded by the coding sequence GTGACAGGCTCGGACATCCCCTCATCCTTCAGGCTCGCGTACGTCCCCGGCGTGACGCCCACCAAGTGGGTGAGGGTCTGGCGCGAGCGGCTGCCCGGCACCCCCCTGGAGCTCGTCCAGGCCACGGCGGCCGAGGCACCGGAGCTGCTGGCGGACGGCGGCGCGGACGCGGGCCTCGTACGGCTGCCGGTCGACCGGAACGTCCTGAGCGCCATCCCCCTCTACACCGAGACGACCGTCGTCGTGATCCCCAAGGACCACGTCGCGACCGCCGCGGAGGAGCTCTCGCTCGACGAGCTGGCCGACGAGATCGTGCTGCACCCGCTTGACGACGTCCTCGGCTGGGAGACCCTCCCGGGCCGCCCCGCGATCGAGCGCCCGGCCACCACGGCGGACGCGATCGAACTGGTGGCGGCGGGCGTCGGCGTCCTCCTCGTGCCCCAGTCCCTGGCCCGGCTGCACCACCGCAAGGACCTCACCTACCGTCCGGTCCTGGAGGCCCCCGAGTCGCGCATCGCCCTCTCCTGGCCCGAGGCGGAGATCACCCCCGACCTGGTGGAGGAGTTCATCGGCATCGTCCGGGGGCGCACCGTCAACAGCACCCGTGGCCGCGCGGCCACCCCGCCGCAGCAGACGGCGAAGGCGAAGGCCAAGGACAAGGCGAGGGACAGGGCCAAGGCCACCGGGAAGGCCAAGGGCGGCGGACCGGGCGGTGCCCGGCACAAGTCCGCGTCGGGCAGGAAGCCCCAGGCGGGCGGCCGGGCAGGCGGCCAGAGCGGCAAGCGCGGAAAGCCGCGCGGCCGGTAG